Proteins encoded within one genomic window of Nitrospirota bacterium:
- a CDS encoding M48 family metalloprotease: MKAELWKSDFHIHSQSNTGDDQMKRSQTVWLSIIGLIMAVVLLMLSACASVDKGMMSVSNAISSPDPVTGERQINLVSEQEEINKAEEITKQILTEARNKGIKIDGDTEYYDRVVTVFNQLQKVVHRKHLPWEIHVIASEVQNAFTIGGGKVFLSTGMFGSDIGLKTDDELAAVISHEMAHVAARHTSEGTGKRAIAKLADKDLRKDAMFDASFTTIQEDEADKYSVIYSALAGYDPTAGIMIWKRLHNALGSYAGDMLYDHPLNDDRTHNMEGYAKEAQQYYISGKINPDHESLLINNAVFSYRTSENPEAGKGGGVLALLETTVNTANEVLEAKLEEINRQNKQLEQEKLAASRLFFRDLKIDYAQGGGKGLFGLAINPSMHEIKQAFVLVEYKSGGLVVLSEKLPWSAMIPHEKKQFGIVLKQIQYDSVSIRPIYVQLSEE; this comes from the coding sequence ATGAAAGCAGAATTATGGAAGTCGGACTTCCATATTCATTCACAATCAAATACTGGAGATGATCAAATGAAACGTTCACAAACAGTTTGGCTATCAATCATCGGTTTAATTATGGCTGTAGTCTTGCTGATGCTATCTGCATGTGCTTCTGTTGATAAAGGAATGATGTCGGTCAGCAACGCTATTAGCTCTCCTGACCCTGTAACCGGAGAGCGCCAAATCAACCTTGTTTCAGAACAAGAGGAAATAAACAAGGCTGAAGAAATAACTAAACAGATATTGACCGAGGCTCGCAATAAAGGAATTAAAATTGATGGCGATACAGAATACTACGATAGAGTTGTAACTGTATTCAACCAACTTCAAAAAGTTGTGCATAGGAAGCATCTTCCTTGGGAAATTCATGTTATCGCAAGTGAAGTTCAGAACGCTTTCACAATTGGAGGGGGGAAGGTATTTTTATCCACTGGAATGTTTGGGTCAGATATTGGACTTAAAACCGATGATGAGCTGGCAGCAGTCATATCGCATGAAATGGCACATGTTGCAGCGCGGCATACAAGTGAGGGTACAGGTAAAAGAGCTATCGCGAAACTAGCAGATAAGGATTTGAGAAAAGATGCCATGTTTGATGCAAGTTTTACAACTATTCAGGAAGATGAAGCTGATAAATATTCTGTAATATACTCGGCGTTGGCGGGATATGACCCTACGGCTGGCATAATGATATGGAAGAGATTACATAATGCTTTAGGAAGCTATGCTGGAGATATGTTATATGACCATCCATTGAATGACGACCGAACACATAACATGGAAGGTTATGCCAAAGAAGCACAACAGTATTATATTAGTGGGAAGATTAATCCAGACCATGAGTCATTGCTAATTAATAACGCTGTCTTCTCATACAGAACTTCAGAAAACCCGGAGGCTGGAAAAGGTGGGGGAGTTCTTGCCTTACTCGAAACAACAGTTAATACTGCTAATGAGGTACTGGAAGCAAAACTGGAAGAGATTAACCGACAAAACAAACAACTGGAGCAGGAGAAGCTGGCAGCATCCCGTCTATTTTTCCGAGATTTAAAAATTGATTATGCTCAAGGTGGTGGAAAAGGATTATTTGGTTTAGCTATAAACCCATCTATGCATGAAATCAAACAGGCATTTGTATTAGTAGAGTATAAATCTGGTGGTCTGGTAGTCCTTTCAGAAAAGCTTCCTTGGTCTGCTATGATTCCTCATGAAAAGAAACAATTTGGTATTGTACTTAAACAAATTCAATATGATAGTGTTTCAATTCGACCGATATATGTTCAGTTATCTGAAGAATAG
- the hemL gene encoding glutamate-1-semialdehyde 2,1-aminomutase, giving the protein MNHKKSKELFNKAKRLIPGGVNSPVRAFNAVGGNPIFIDSAKGSKIYDVDGNEYIDYVLSWGPMILGHANPTIIKALQKAAEKGTSFGAPTPLEVELAGMVRKVYPSMEVMRMVSSGTEATMSAIRAARGFTGRDKIVKFEGCYHGHADGLLVKAGSGMATFGVPTSPGVPKDYARNTITLPYNDLSAFKKICEKAGKDIACVIIEPVVGNSGCILPKPGYLEGLRSVTKKHGIVLIFDEVMTGFRVSYGGAQKAFGIKPDMTCLGKVIGGGLPVGAYGGREDIMRKIAPDGPVYQAGTLSGNPLAMTAGIETLKILSKPETYKTLMAKSKALEEAFKDAAKRAGIKTKFYRAGTMFCTYFTDKEVYNFTDAAKTDTAKFSLYFRKMLDRGINLAPSAYEAGFMSLAHTSADINKTARAAYETFKEIK; this is encoded by the coding sequence CTGAATCACAAAAAATCCAAAGAACTCTTTAATAAAGCAAAACGCCTGATCCCGGGCGGAGTGAACAGTCCTGTCCGCGCATTCAACGCAGTCGGAGGCAATCCTATCTTCATTGATTCCGCAAAGGGGTCAAAGATATATGACGTTGACGGCAATGAATATATTGATTACGTGCTCTCATGGGGGCCGATGATACTCGGACATGCGAATCCAACTATCATAAAGGCGCTTCAGAAGGCTGCTGAAAAGGGAACAAGCTTTGGAGCCCCAACACCTCTTGAGGTGGAGCTTGCAGGCATGGTGCGCAAGGTATACCCCTCAATGGAAGTGATGAGGATGGTCAGCTCAGGAACTGAGGCGACGATGAGCGCCATCAGGGCTGCGCGCGGTTTTACAGGAAGGGACAAGATAGTAAAATTTGAGGGATGTTACCACGGGCATGCTGACGGCCTTCTGGTCAAGGCTGGCTCAGGCATGGCTACATTCGGAGTGCCTACAAGTCCGGGCGTGCCGAAGGATTACGCGAGGAATACCATCACGCTTCCTTACAACGACCTTAGTGCGTTTAAGAAGATATGTGAAAAGGCGGGCAAAGATATCGCATGTGTAATAATCGAGCCTGTTGTCGGCAACAGCGGCTGCATACTTCCGAAGCCGGGATATCTTGAAGGGCTGAGAAGCGTTACAAAAAAACACGGCATCGTGCTTATATTCGATGAAGTGATGACAGGATTCAGGGTTTCATACGGCGGAGCGCAGAAGGCGTTCGGCATAAAGCCTGACATGACATGCCTTGGAAAGGTTATTGGCGGCGGACTTCCTGTCGGAGCATATGGAGGCAGGGAAGATATAATGAGAAAGATAGCTCCTGACGGGCCTGTGTATCAGGCAGGTACGCTCTCAGGAAACCCGCTTGCAATGACAGCAGGAATTGAGACATTGAAGATACTCTCAAAGCCTGAGACATACAAAACTCTCATGGCTAAATCAAAGGCGCTTGAAGAGGCGTTCAAAGATGCTGCAAAGCGCGCAGGCATAAAGACAAAGTTCTACAGGGCGGGCACAATGTTCTGCACATACTTCACTGACAAAGAGGTCTACAACTTCACTGACGCTGCAAAGACAGACACCGCGAAGTTCTCCTTATACTTCAGAAAGATGCTTGACAGGGGCATAAACCTTGCGCCGTCAGCATACGAGGCGGGCTTCATGTCGCTTGCTCATACAAGCGCTGATATAAATAAGACCGCAAGGGCAGCGTACGAGACATTTAAAGAGATCAAGTGA
- the ychF gene encoding redox-regulated ATPase YchF yields the protein MKLIITGFSNSGKTTVFNALTGQNLETTAYSTSISADIEPQHGIVKVPDARIDKLVEIYEPKKTTYATVEYLDYLGITSGDTAQNAKVFKLLKDADAIVHVVRAFEDTSVIHPMKSIDPLRDVSSFEAELILGDLEFIEKRLEKIEAQEKKGKKPETGDKGLLLKCKAALEDEISLRDIEFNDEEKRQMLPYQLLTTMHEIIVLNINESDINSDKAKELQNKVETFFKEKGKGIAPQILTLCGKIEMEIAQLPHDEAKEFLDELGIEEPAMKKLCHVSYDALGLISFLTSGTDEVRAWTIRKGLRAQQAAGKIHSDIERGFIRAETVSYEDFIASGGDMAKAKEKGLFRQEGKAYEVKDGDIINFKFNV from the coding sequence GTGAAGCTCATAATCACAGGTTTTTCAAATTCTGGAAAGACAACGGTCTTTAACGCTCTCACAGGCCAGAACCTTGAGACTACCGCGTACTCAACCTCAATATCCGCTGACATCGAGCCGCAGCACGGCATTGTAAAGGTGCCTGACGCGCGGATAGACAAGCTCGTAGAGATATACGAACCAAAGAAGACTACCTATGCGACTGTAGAGTATCTTGATTACCTCGGAATAACATCAGGCGATACCGCGCAGAATGCGAAAGTATTTAAGCTTCTGAAGGATGCCGATGCGATTGTCCATGTTGTCCGCGCATTTGAAGATACATCTGTTATACACCCGATGAAGAGCATTGACCCTCTACGGGATGTGTCATCATTTGAAGCTGAACTTATCCTCGGAGACCTCGAGTTTATAGAGAAACGGCTTGAGAAGATAGAGGCGCAGGAAAAGAAGGGCAAGAAGCCTGAGACAGGTGATAAAGGCCTTCTGCTTAAATGCAAGGCAGCGCTTGAGGATGAGATATCCCTGAGGGATATTGAGTTCAATGATGAAGAGAAGAGGCAGATGCTCCCGTATCAGTTACTGACCACCATGCATGAGATAATCGTTCTCAATATCAATGAGAGCGATATCAACTCTGATAAGGCAAAAGAGCTTCAGAATAAAGTTGAGACGTTTTTCAAGGAGAAGGGCAAAGGCATAGCGCCTCAGATCCTGACCCTCTGCGGAAAGATAGAGATGGAGATAGCGCAGCTTCCTCATGATGAAGCAAAAGAATTTCTGGATGAACTCGGCATTGAGGAACCCGCCATGAAGAAGCTCTGCCATGTATCATACGATGCGCTCGGGCTTATCTCATTCCTGACATCAGGCACAGATGAAGTGAGGGCGTGGACGATAAGAAAAGGGCTGCGCGCCCAGCAGGCGGCAGGAAAGATACATTCAGATATAGAGAGAGGTTTCATCAGGGCAGAGACCGTCAGCTATGAAGACTTCATCGCTTCAGGCGGAGACATGGCCAAGGCAAAAGAGAAAGGCTTATTCAGGCAGGAAGGCAAGGCCTATGAAGTAAAAGACGGGGATATAATTAATTTTAAGTTTAATGTGTAG
- a CDS encoding Fic family protein codes for MRYLDQKTSRRLDEKLSLLNSCRPLPKTAVRKLKEQFGIEMTYNSNAIEGNSLTLKETFLVINEGLTIKGKPLKDHLEAKSHTEALEYLYELVDKDRRSTLSERLIRELNQIVMRDIDKEWAGRYRNSNVIIGGADHTPPDAVEVPQLIHELIDRVRQDRKILHPVELAALLHHRLVHIHPFFDGNGRTARLVMNVILMQAGFPLVVILKNDRKKYYRTLGESDKGNYGPFVNFIAQAVQRSLDIYLKVLTPARKTKERFISLAELAKGSKFTDKYLNLLARSGKLEAHKEGRNWLSSKEALERYLDGRERKRK; via the coding sequence GTGCGATATTTAGACCAAAAGACAAGCAGACGCCTGGATGAAAAATTGTCGTTGCTGAATTCCTGTCGTCCGCTTCCAAAGACGGCAGTCCGAAAACTGAAGGAGCAGTTTGGGATTGAGATGACGTACAATTCAAACGCAATAGAGGGAAACAGCCTGACGCTTAAAGAGACCTTCCTCGTCATCAATGAAGGCCTGACTATCAAGGGCAAGCCTCTTAAAGACCATCTTGAGGCGAAGAGCCACACAGAGGCGCTGGAGTATCTATATGAATTAGTGGACAAGGACAGGCGAAGCACGCTCTCTGAACGATTGATCAGGGAATTGAATCAGATCGTGATGCGGGACATTGATAAGGAATGGGCCGGAAGATACCGAAACAGCAATGTGATAATTGGCGGGGCGGATCATACGCCGCCTGACGCAGTTGAAGTGCCTCAACTGATACACGAGCTTATTGACCGGGTACGGCAGGACAGAAAAATTTTGCATCCCGTTGAATTGGCTGCTCTTCTGCATCACAGGCTTGTCCATATTCACCCCTTTTTTGACGGTAACGGGAGAACTGCGCGGCTTGTGATGAATGTTATTTTAATGCAGGCAGGATTTCCGCTGGTAGTTATTCTGAAAAATGACCGGAAAAAGTATTACAGGACACTTGGAGAGTCTGATAAGGGGAACTATGGCCCGTTCGTGAATTTTATCGCACAGGCGGTTCAGAGATCGCTTGACATTTACCTTAAAGTGCTGACCCCGGCACGAAAGACCAAAGAACGTTTTATTTCGCTTGCGGAGCTTGCAAAAGGATCAAAGTTTACGGATAAGTATCTCAATCTTCTGGCACGCAGCGGAAAGCTGGAGGCTCATAAAGAAGGGCGCAACTGGCTCTCGTCGAAAGAGGCGCTGGAGAGATATCTGGATGGAAGGGAAAGAAAAAGGAAGTGA